One Coregonus clupeaformis isolate EN_2021a chromosome 21, ASM2061545v1, whole genome shotgun sequence DNA window includes the following coding sequences:
- the LOC121534605 gene encoding transcription cofactor HES-6-like, with amino-acid sequence MAPTHNNKKGLSRDEDEYYGIKVDRKTRKPLVEKKRRARINESLQELRVLLADTDLQSKMENAEVLEMTVKRVESILQNQAHEVDTVSHEASERFAAGYIQCMHEVHTFVSNCPGIDATLAAELLNHLLECMPLNDEDRLQVMLQDIMTDCSTNSSSTWPSSEGIYAALVSAGGRSISSGSSSALSPAPSTSSSDDLCSDLDETDSEQSHISVDAENQDVLNMPTVAYSKSMWRPW; translated from the exons ATGGCCCCCACTCACAATAACAAAAAAGGACTGAGTAGAGACGAAGATGAATACTACGGCATTAAAGTGGACAGAAAG ACCAGAAAGCCGTTGGTTGAGAAAAAGAGACGGGCTCGCATCAATGAAAGTTTGCAGGAACTCAGAGTTCTTCTCGCAGACACAGAT TTACAATCAAAGATGGAGAATGCAGAAGTGCTGGAAATGACTGTAAAACGAGTGGAGAGTATCCTTCAAAATCAAGCACATG AGGTAGACACAGTGAGCCATGAGGCAAGTGAAAGGTTTGCTGCTGGCTACATCCAATGCATGCATGAGGTGCACACCTTTGTGTCCAACTGCCCGGGAATCGACGCAACTCTCGCGGCGGAGCTCTTGAACCACCTCCTGGAATGTATGCCCCTGAACGATGAGGACAGACTCCAGGTGATGCTCCAGGATATCATGACGGACTGCTCCACTAACAGCAGCAGCACTTGGCCCAGTTCTGAGGGCATTTACGCAGCACTGGTCTCCGCTGGAGGAAGGAGCATCTCCAGCGGAAGCTCCTCAGCCCTCTCCCCGgcgccctccacctcctccagtgATGACCTGTGCTCGgatctggacgagactgactCTGAGCAGAGCCACATCTCTGTGGACGCTGAGAACCAGGATGTTCTGAACATGCCCACAGTGGCCTATTCCAAGTCCATGTGGAGACCTTGGTAG
- the LOC121535147 gene encoding integral membrane protein 2C-like produces the protein MVKITFQSVSAQKAEKELDGDKAEILMPYEHELVLPLRPKKSHLNGLCCLTFGLVVFMSGLVLASIYVYRYYFIPQIPEDSLFHCRVLYEDSVYAPMHGRQELEENVGIYLDDNYEQISVPVPHFGGSDPADIIHDFHRGLTAYHDIALDKCYVIELNTTLVMPPRNLWELLVNVKKGTYLPQTYIIQEEMVVTGRVRNMRQLGPFIHRLCYGKDTYRLKRQRDARRRIDKREARNCHSIRHFENTFVVETVICDRV, from the exons atGGTGAAGATTACTTTCCAGTCGGTATCGGCGCAGAAAGCAGAGAAGGAGCTCGATGGAGACAAAGCCGAGATTCTCATGCCCTATGAACAC GAGCTGGTTCTTCCTCTGAGGCCCAAGAAGTCTCATCTGAATGGACTCTGTTGTCTCACCTTTGGCCTGGTGGTGTTCATGTCAGGACTGGTGCTGGCCTCCATATACGTCTATCGCTATTACTTCATACCACAg aTTCCTGAGGACAGTCTGTTCCACTGCAGGGTGCTGTATGAGGACTCTGTGTACGCCCCCATGCACGGCAGACAGGAGCTGGAGGAGAACGTGGGCATCTACCTAGACGACAACTACGAGCAGATCAGCGTGCCCGTACCCCATTTCGGAGGGAGTGACCCCGCAGACATCATCCACGACTTCCACAGG GGTCTGACTGCgtaccacgacattgccctggaCAAGTGTTACGTGATTGAGCTCAACACCACCCTGGTCATGCCACCAAGGAACCTGTGGGAGCTGCTGGTCAACGTCAAG aAGGGGACGTACCTGCCCCAGACCTACATCATCCAGGAGGAGATGGTGGTGACGGGGAGGGTGAGGAACATGAGACAGCTGGGGCCCTTCATCCACCGGCTCTGCTACGGAAAAGACACCTACCGCCTCAAACGCCAACGCGACGCACGTCGAC gCATTGACAAGCGCGAGGCGAGGAACTGCCACAGCATCCGTCACTTTGAGAACACCTTTGTTGTCGAGACGGTGATCTGCGACAGGGTCTAA
- the LOC121534606 gene encoding lysophosphatidic acid receptor 5-like has protein sequence MTNTTCNITHYRYPLFTATYSGVLALGLPLNTLSLGLLLCRLGLRSMPVIYMANLALSDLLFTLSMPLRILYYARGHWPYGHLACMVSGTLFSINLYSSSYFIMLISVDRFLAVVYPLRSRPLRTPGMAWTACAAVWVVIGAMAVPVALNHRANYHQMCVVWRCFEGYTQEEWRFGLYIFYVAAVLGNVVPFAVIVGCTVAGVRKLRVQKATSSSSFSSSSVDKSRMVWLLVTNLSIYTVCFIPFHVAMVLYGLHKLHYLQSQFPFFGFHIGTICLASVNSCLDPLIYYFSSKILKRGRGTTGTTEANVTVLPNSALWWRTGISRGENARDGLEQVNGGR, from the coding sequence ATGACTAACACCACCTGCAACATCACCCACTACAGGTACCCTCTCTTCACGGCCACCTACAGTGGCGTGTTGGCCCTGGGTCTTCCCCTCAACACCCTCTCCCTGGGGCTCCTGTTATGCCGCTTGGGGCTCCGCTCAATGCCTGTGATCTACATGGCCAACCTGGCCCTCTCAGacctcctcttcaccctctccaTGCCCCTCCGGATCCTGTACTACGCCAGGGGCCACTGGCCCTACGGACACCTGGCCTGCATGGTCTCTGGGACTCTGTTTTCCATCAACCTCTACTCCAGCTCCTACTTCATCATGTTAATTAGCGTGGACCGGTTCTTGGCTGTGGTCTATCCGCTGCGCTCACGCCCGTTGAGGACGCCAGGCATGGCCTGGACAGCATGTGCGGCCGTATGGGTGGTGATTGGTGCCATGGCGGTGCCCGTGGCACTGAATCACCGTGCCAACTATCACCAGATGTGCGTTGTGTGGCGTTGTTTTGAGGGCTACACTCAGGAAGAGTGGCGCTTTGGGCTTTATATCTTCTACGTGGCTGCTGTCCTGGGGAATGTAGTGCCGTTTGCCGTCATCGTAGGGTGTACAGTGGCGGGGGTGCGAAAGCTGAGAGTACAGAAGGCCACCTCTTCCTcatctttctcctcttcctctgtggaTAAGAGCCGGATGGTGTGGCTGCTTGTGACCAACCTTTCGATCTACACAGTGTGTTTCATCCCCTTTCATGTTGCCATGGTCTTATATGGGCTCCACAAGCTACACTACCTGCAATCCCAGTTCCCCTTCTTTGGCTTCCATATTGGGACTATCTGCTTGGCTAGTGTGAACAGCTGCCTGGATCCTCTCATCTACTACTTCAGCTCCAAGATCctcaagagagggagagggactaCAGGAACCACAGAGGCTAATGTAACGGTTCTGCCTAATTCTGCCTTGTGGTGGAGGACTGGCATTAGTAGAGGTGAGAATGCTAGAGATGGTCTTGAACAAGTTAATGGTGGACGTTAA